ACGGTTGAAGTCAACTGCGCCAGAGTCGTCGCCCTCCCACGAGGGCAGCCGGTCGATCACCGCGCGGATCTCCTCGTCTCCCAGCACGAGGCCCTCGGCTCGCCTCACCGTCGGCGGATCCTCGCCGTCGCTCTGCCTGCCCTCGCTCAGGTGAATCGTGAAAGGATCGTCCTCCTCAGTTCCGGCGTCGCCATGAGTCGCAGGTCTGGTGACTCCCGGAGCCACGAGTGTCGGAGCTGCCGGGGCCGTGAGTGTGGAAGCCGCCGCTACCGGCTGCAGGGGAATTTCCGGAGCCGGAGGTGGGGACGCGCCGGCCAGCCCGCCGCCCTCATCGGCGGCCTGCTGCCCACCGTCTGAACAGGCACCGGCCAGCAGCGCAGCCACCAGACCGATCACCATCCGACGCCGCAGAGAACCCCTCATTATTCAGCGCAGTCTTGGGAGAGTGCTGAGCAATCCACTGGAAGCGCTGGTCGGGCGGCTGAACCTTGGAATCCGGCCCCGGATCGAGTCCGGCGCAGGCTCTTCGCCGGAATGACGGGGAGGGCCCTCCGCGGCATTGCTCATCGGGCTCCTAGCCCGGGTCGTTGGGGTGACCGGCGAGGGGAATGACTTGGATGTCGAGCCAGGGAAAGAAGGGCAGTGAGGCCAGGGCGGCGTGGAGTTCGTCGGGCGAGTCGGCGCGCCAGACGCCCCAGTTGGCCCATTGGCCCGGGACGCGCCAAAGCCGCCGGATGACGCCCGCTTCGACGAGTTCCCGGCCGCGCGCCCGCTCGGCGGCCATGAGCTCGTCACGCCGGACGGGGTCGCCGTCGGGCGGCCAGTCGACCTCGATGTGGACCAGGTACTCGGCTGCGTCACTCATCGGTGGCCTCCTTCACGTGGCCGGACGGCGGGGTCTCGCCGGCCGGATTCTCGCCGGCCAGTTCGGCCAGCACGTCGTCGGTGTCGGCTCCCAGCGGGCGCCCCGCGAAGTTCACCTTGCCGGGCGTGCGCGACAGGCGCGGCGACACG
Above is a genomic segment from bacterium containing:
- a CDS encoding muconolactone Delta-isomerase family protein, whose translation is MSDAAEYLVHIEVDWPPDGDPVRRDELMAAERARGRELVEAGVIRRLWRVPGQWANWGVWRADSPDELHAALASLPFFPWLDIQVIPLAGHPNDPG